From a region of the Dunckerocampus dactyliophorus isolate RoL2022-P2 chromosome 20, RoL_Ddac_1.1, whole genome shotgun sequence genome:
- the igf2bp3 gene encoding insulin-like growth factor 2 mRNA-binding protein 3 isoform X2, protein MNKLYIGNVSAEASEEDFETIFEQWKIPHSGPFLVKTGYAFVDCPDEKTAMKAIDVLSGKVELHGKVLEVEHSVPKRQRSCKLQIRNIPPDMQWEVLDGMLAQYGAVESCEQVNTETETAVVNVRYAAKDQARLAMEKLNGSMMDNSALKVSYIPDETAAPEGPAAGGRRGFNARGPPRSGSPSLGARPKVQSDIPLRMLVPTQFVGAIIGKEGATIRNVTKQTHSKIDIHRKENAGAAEKPITIHSTAEGCSNACRTIMEIMQKEALDTKFTEEIPLKVLVHNTFVGRLIGKEGRNLKKIELDTGTKITISPLQDLTLYNPERTITVKGSIEACARAEEEVMKKIRESYESDMAAMNLQSNLIPGLNLNALGLFPSGAPGMGPSMSHVPPPGAGGSAFGGHPESETVHLFIPALAVGAIIGKQGQHIKQLSHFAGASIKIAPAEGMDPKQRMVIIVGPPEAQFKAQCRIFGKLKEENFFGPKEEVKLEAHIKVPSFAAGRVIGKGGKTVNELQNLTCAEVVVPRDQTPDENDQVIVKISGHFFACQLAQRKIQEILAQVRRQQQPKPAPGAQPPLPRRK, encoded by the exons ATGAATAAGCTATACATTGGCAACGTGAGCGCAGAGGCCAGCGAGGAGGACTTCGAAACTATCTTTGAGCAATGGAAGATTCCCCACAGTGGTCCTTTTCTGGTCAAGACTGGCTATGCCTTTGTGGACTGTCCCGATGAGAAGACTGCAATGAAGGCAATCGATGTTCTTTCAG GGAAAGTTGAACTCCATGGGAAAGTTCTCGAAGTGGAACACTCTGTGCCAAAACGTCAAAG GAGCTGTAAGCTGCAGATCAGGAACATCCCGCCTGACATGCAGTGGGAG GTCTTGGATGGCATGTTGGCCCAGTATGGTGCTGTAGAGAGCTGTGAACAAG TCAACACTGAGACAGAGACTGCAGTCGTCAATGTTCGATATGCAGCCAAGGACCAGGCCAGGCt GGCGATGGAGAAGCTCAACGGCTCCATGATGGACAACAGCGCTTTGAAGGTATCTTACATCCCAGACGAGACCGCCGCACCGGAGGGTCCTGCAGCAGGAGGCAGGAGAGGCTTCAACGCCCGCGGGCCGCCGCGATCTGGCTCCCCAAGCCTCGGCGCTCGCCCCAAAGTCCAGTCAGACATCCCTCTGCGCATGCTGGTTCCCACGCAGTTCGTTGGAGCCATCATTGGCAAGGAGGGCGCAACGATACGTAACGTCACAAAACAGACACACTCAAA GATTGACATTCACCGGAAAGAGAACGCAGGCGCAGCAGAGAAGCCTATCACGATTCACTCCACAGCCGAAGGCTGTTCGAATGCCTGCAGAACCATCATGGAGATCATGCAGAAGGAAGCACTTGACACAAAGTT CACTGAGGAGATCCCACTGAAGGTTCTAGTACACAACACTTTTGTCGGAAGATTAATTGGAAAGGAAGGACGTAACCTGAAGAAAATCGAGCTGGACACGGGGACCAAGATCACAATCTCACC CCTACAGGACCTGACCCTGTATAACCCCGAGCGGACCATCACGGTGAAGGGCTCCATTGAGGCATGTGCGAGAGCAGAGGAGGAAGTGATGAAGAAGATCAGAGAGTCGTATGAGAGCGACATGGCTGCCATGAAC CTCCAGTCTAACCTGATTCCAGGCTTAAACTTGAACGCACTGGGTCTGTTCCCCAGTGGCGCACCTGGCATGGGTCCATCCATGTCCCATGTCCCCCCTCCCGGAGCTGGCGGCTCAGCGTTCGGA GGACACCCAGAGTCTGAGACGGTCCACCTGTTCATCCCTGCACTTGCCGTGGGAGCCATCATTGGAAAACAGGGTCAACATATCAAGCAGCTGTCACACTTTGCCGGAGCCTCCATTAAG ATTGCCCCTGCAGAAGGAATGGATCCCAAACAGAGGATGGTCATCATTGTTGGACCACCAGAGGCTCAGTTTAAG GCTCAATGTCGCATCTTTGGCAAGCTgaaggaggagaacttctttggACCCAAGGAGGAGGTGAAGCTAGAGGCCCACATCAAAGTTCCCTCCTTTGCTGCCGGACGGGTCATCGGCAAGGGTGGAAAAACG GTAAACGAGTTACAGAACCTGACCTGTGCTGAAGTGGTGGTGCCCAGGGACCAGACTCCTGACGAGAACGACCAGGTCATCGTCAAGATCAGCGGACACTTCTTTGCATGTCAG CTGGCCCAGAGGAAAATCCAGGAGATCCTGGCTCAGGTGAGGAGACAGCAGCAGCCCAAGCCGGCGCCTGGAGCCCAGCCTCCGCTGCCCCGCAGGAAGTAA
- the igf2bp3 gene encoding insulin-like growth factor 2 mRNA-binding protein 3 isoform X1: protein MNKLYIGNVSAEASEEDFETIFEQWKIPHSGPFLVKTGYAFVDCPDEKTAMKAIDVLSGKVELHGKVLEVEHSVPKRQRSCKLQIRNIPPDMQWEVLDGMLAQYGAVESCEQVNTETETAVVNVRYAAKDQARLAMEKLNGSMMDNSALKVSYIPDETAAPEGPAAGGRRGFNARGPPRSGSPSLGARPKVQSDIPLRMLVPTQFVGAIIGKEGATIRNVTKQTHSKIDIHRKENAGAAEKPITIHSTAEGCSNACRTIMEIMQKEALDTKFTEEIPLKVLVHNTFVGRLIGKEGRNLKKIELDTGTKITISPLQDLTLYNPERTITVKGSIEACARAEEEVMKKIRESYESDMAAMNLQSNLIPGLNLNALGLFPSGAPGMGPSMSHVPPPGAGGSAFGCSPYGGEGSFWASMMSASTQPLAGHPESETVHLFIPALAVGAIIGKQGQHIKQLSHFAGASIKIAPAEGMDPKQRMVIIVGPPEAQFKAQCRIFGKLKEENFFGPKEEVKLEAHIKVPSFAAGRVIGKGGKTVNELQNLTCAEVVVPRDQTPDENDQVIVKISGHFFACQLAQRKIQEILAQVRRQQQPKPAPGAQPPLPRRK from the exons ATGAATAAGCTATACATTGGCAACGTGAGCGCAGAGGCCAGCGAGGAGGACTTCGAAACTATCTTTGAGCAATGGAAGATTCCCCACAGTGGTCCTTTTCTGGTCAAGACTGGCTATGCCTTTGTGGACTGTCCCGATGAGAAGACTGCAATGAAGGCAATCGATGTTCTTTCAG GGAAAGTTGAACTCCATGGGAAAGTTCTCGAAGTGGAACACTCTGTGCCAAAACGTCAAAG GAGCTGTAAGCTGCAGATCAGGAACATCCCGCCTGACATGCAGTGGGAG GTCTTGGATGGCATGTTGGCCCAGTATGGTGCTGTAGAGAGCTGTGAACAAG TCAACACTGAGACAGAGACTGCAGTCGTCAATGTTCGATATGCAGCCAAGGACCAGGCCAGGCt GGCGATGGAGAAGCTCAACGGCTCCATGATGGACAACAGCGCTTTGAAGGTATCTTACATCCCAGACGAGACCGCCGCACCGGAGGGTCCTGCAGCAGGAGGCAGGAGAGGCTTCAACGCCCGCGGGCCGCCGCGATCTGGCTCCCCAAGCCTCGGCGCTCGCCCCAAAGTCCAGTCAGACATCCCTCTGCGCATGCTGGTTCCCACGCAGTTCGTTGGAGCCATCATTGGCAAGGAGGGCGCAACGATACGTAACGTCACAAAACAGACACACTCAAA GATTGACATTCACCGGAAAGAGAACGCAGGCGCAGCAGAGAAGCCTATCACGATTCACTCCACAGCCGAAGGCTGTTCGAATGCCTGCAGAACCATCATGGAGATCATGCAGAAGGAAGCACTTGACACAAAGTT CACTGAGGAGATCCCACTGAAGGTTCTAGTACACAACACTTTTGTCGGAAGATTAATTGGAAAGGAAGGACGTAACCTGAAGAAAATCGAGCTGGACACGGGGACCAAGATCACAATCTCACC CCTACAGGACCTGACCCTGTATAACCCCGAGCGGACCATCACGGTGAAGGGCTCCATTGAGGCATGTGCGAGAGCAGAGGAGGAAGTGATGAAGAAGATCAGAGAGTCGTATGAGAGCGACATGGCTGCCATGAAC CTCCAGTCTAACCTGATTCCAGGCTTAAACTTGAACGCACTGGGTCTGTTCCCCAGTGGCGCACCTGGCATGGGTCCATCCATGTCCCATGTCCCCCCTCCCGGAGCTGGCGGCTCAGCGTTCGGA TGCAGTCCTTATGGGGGCGAGGGGTCATTTTGGGCTTCTATGATGTCGGCCAGTACCCAGCCCCTCGCT GGACACCCAGAGTCTGAGACGGTCCACCTGTTCATCCCTGCACTTGCCGTGGGAGCCATCATTGGAAAACAGGGTCAACATATCAAGCAGCTGTCACACTTTGCCGGAGCCTCCATTAAG ATTGCCCCTGCAGAAGGAATGGATCCCAAACAGAGGATGGTCATCATTGTTGGACCACCAGAGGCTCAGTTTAAG GCTCAATGTCGCATCTTTGGCAAGCTgaaggaggagaacttctttggACCCAAGGAGGAGGTGAAGCTAGAGGCCCACATCAAAGTTCCCTCCTTTGCTGCCGGACGGGTCATCGGCAAGGGTGGAAAAACG GTAAACGAGTTACAGAACCTGACCTGTGCTGAAGTGGTGGTGCCCAGGGACCAGACTCCTGACGAGAACGACCAGGTCATCGTCAAGATCAGCGGACACTTCTTTGCATGTCAG CTGGCCCAGAGGAAAATCCAGGAGATCCTGGCTCAGGTGAGGAGACAGCAGCAGCCCAAGCCGGCGCCTGGAGCCCAGCCTCCGCTGCCCCGCAGGAAGTAA
- the gpnmb gene encoding protein QNR-71, with protein sequence MGPFKCVFLLACICLVTQAEGRSTYADMFPHKHTTSGKSPFPIPSIPGWGPDTNAWDDYIYPPVKPKAKELMHRRGKPTVRLTSDSPALNGSIISFTAKLEYPPCQKEDASGDLVWDEHCDDANGQVRSGYVYNWTSWMDDYGFGKCTDPNKCNVFPDGKPFPQSNDWRRKNYVYVWHAMGQYFETCDGSSSSLSLNTSSIPLGAELMEVLVYRKRERRKYSPLSTDNTVFYVTDKIPVAVDISQRAAVNQSDNVFFRGEDVLFQVHLHDPSGYLKTAAAIDYIWDFRDGNQLVTRRDVTTHAYSTVGNVTVKLVVEAAFPVECPPATATSASTASTPPPSTESSTPLPATHPVTMTMTTHAMPSLASVAMTTGIPTTEVLPSTEPSTPVWLRGRRVLDSNECYRYVYGTFAGNISIIEPKHPRKSQSISRIVDVMAARVTKTDIAFLVKCLGGIPTSACTIVSDPTCTWVHSIMCDEVPPSAKCEVNLRRTFPQPGTYCVNITLEDSRSFTLTTTTVTINKGQQAPESRTPYTAEVILSTSTVLVALFALIACLLYRRYKVYRPIRRSLVEDARSRAGVGRGVIRLREALFPSSEERHYLLTERRPL encoded by the exons ATGGGaccctttaaatgtgtttttcttctcgCTTGCATCTGTTTGGTTACTCAAGCAGAGGGACGCTCAA CTTATGCTGACATGTTCCCCCATAAGCACACAACGTCAGGAAAGTCTCCTTTTCCAATCCCATCGATCCCTGGCTGGGGTCCTGACACCAATGCATGGGATGACTACATCTACCCGCCCGTAAAACCAAAGGCCAAGGAGCTCATGCACAGACGAG GCAAGCCTACAGTCCGCCTCACCAGTGACAGCCCTGCTTTAAACGGCTCCATCATCTCCTTCACGGCCAAGCTGGAGTATCCTCCATGCCAGAAAGAGGATGCCAGCGGGGACCTTGTATGGGATGAGCACTGCGACGACG CAAATGGACAAGTGCGCTCTGGTTACGTGTACAACTGGACGTCCTGGATGGATGACTACGGATTTGGGAAGTGCACGGACCCGAACAAATGCAACGTGTTCCCCGATGGGAAGCCTTTCCCTCAGAGCAACGACTGGAGGCGCAAGAACTACGTCTACGTGTGGCATGCCATGG GTCAATATTTTGAGACATGCGACGGCTCCTCCTCCAGCCTGTCCCTCAACACCTCCAGCATCCCACTGGGAGCAGAGTTGATGGAGGTGCTAGTCTACCGTAAACGTGAACGCAGGAAGTACAGCCCCTTGAGTACTGACAACACTGTTTTCTACGTAACAG ATAAGATCCCGGTGGCGGTGGACATCTCCCAGAGGGCTGCGGTCAATCAGTCTGACAACGTGTTCTTCCGCGGTGAGGATGTGCTCTTTCAAGTGCACCTCCACGACCCCAGCGGATACCTCAAAACTGCAGCGGCCATCGACTACATCTGGGACTTCAGAGATGGCAACCAGTTGGTGACCCGTCGTGACGTGACCACGCACGCCTACAGCACGGTGGGCAACGTCACCGTCAAGCTGGTGGTGGAGGCGGCTTTTCCGGTGGAGTGTCCGCCTGCCACGGCCACGTCCGCCTCAACCGCATCCACGCCACCGCCGTCTACTG AGTCTTCAACACCTCTGCCTGCCACTCATCCTGTTACTATGACGATGACGACACACG CGATGCCCAGTTTAGCTTCTGTCGCCATGACAACTGGCATCCCTACCACTGAGGTCCTCCCTTCCACCGAGCCCTCCACCCCGGTTTGGCTTCGCGGCAGGCGTGTGCTGGACAGCAATGAGTGTTACCGCTACGTGTACGGGACGTTTGCGGGCAACATCAGCATCATCG AGCCCAAGCACCCACGAAAGAGCCAATCTATCAGTCGTATTGTTGACGTGATGGCCGCCAGAGTAACCAAGACTGACATCGCTTTCCTCGTTAAATGCCTTGGCGG CATCCCCACATCGGCGTGTACCATCGTGTCGGACCCAACTTGTACTTGGGTGCACAGCATTATGTGCGATGAGGTGCCTCCATCCGCAAAGTGCGAGGTGAACCTGAGGAGAACCTTTCCACAACCTGGCACCTACTGCGTCAACATCACACTGGAGGACtctcgcagcttcactctgacCACCACCACTGTCACCATCAATAAAGGCCAACAGGCACCCG AGTCCAGGACGCCCTATACTGCTGAGGTGATCCTCTCTACCAGCACCGTACTGGTAGCCCTTTTTGCACTTATTGCATGTCTGCTTTACAG ACGCTACAAGGTGTACCGCCCCATTCGTAGGTCCCTGGTGGAGGACGCCCGCAGTCGTGCTGGGGTCGGACGCGGAGTGATACGCCTGAGGGAGGCGCTCTTCCCCTCCAGCGAGGAGCGCCATTACCTGCTGACTGAGAGGCGCCCCCTGTAG